A window of the Syntrophorhabdaceae bacterium genome harbors these coding sequences:
- a CDS encoding PHP domain-containing protein → MTSPSNTLYIELHTHSNFSFLDGASRTEELIHRAASLGMPALAITDHDGLYNASAFYKAARKAGIKPIIGAELTLKEGFHLTLLVENHKGYSNLSRLISKAHLAGSKANPVLALSELSGNTDGLICLSGCRKGEIACLLLKDEKEKAYEAGKKYEAIFGRDNFFIEIENHLIPDDKHLSLQLIELTKRLGLDMVATNNVHYATRDRHILHDVLACIKNRVPLDRSGQFRRLNSEYYLKAYDDMIKLPWLPHEAITRTGEIARRCTFDLNFSSSSYPLYPLPAGETATGFLRKLAIQKAAGRYGVLTNDILERIDHEITLIEDKGLSGYFLVVWDIVEYAKRMGISAQGRGSAASSVVAYVLGITPVDPLKHNLFVGRFLNELST, encoded by the coding sequence ATGACGAGCCCCAGTAATACCCTCTATATCGAGCTCCACACCCACTCAAACTTTTCTTTCCTCGATGGCGCATCCCGAACAGAAGAGCTTATTCATCGGGCTGCCTCTCTCGGCATGCCCGCGCTCGCCATCACCGATCACGATGGGCTCTATAACGCCAGCGCATTCTATAAGGCCGCTCGGAAGGCAGGCATAAAACCCATCATCGGCGCCGAGCTCACCCTTAAGGAGGGGTTCCACCTTACCCTCCTTGTCGAGAACCACAAAGGTTACAGCAATCTGTCCCGACTCATCTCAAAAGCGCATCTCGCGGGTTCAAAAGCGAACCCTGTGCTGGCGCTCTCGGAGCTATCCGGCAATACCGACGGCCTCATCTGCCTGTCGGGTTGCAGAAAGGGAGAAATCGCCTGTCTTCTCTTAAAGGACGAGAAGGAAAAGGCGTATGAGGCAGGCAAGAAATATGAGGCCATTTTTGGGCGGGACAATTTTTTTATAGAGATCGAGAACCACCTTATCCCGGACGACAAACACCTGTCCCTGCAGCTTATAGAACTTACGAAAAGGCTTGGCCTTGATATGGTGGCCACAAACAATGTCCACTACGCCACACGGGACAGACACATACTTCATGACGTACTCGCCTGTATAAAGAACAGGGTGCCCCTTGACCGCTCCGGGCAGTTTCGCCGTCTGAACTCGGAATATTATCTCAAGGCATATGATGATATGATCAAGCTTCCCTGGCTTCCTCATGAGGCAATAACGAGGACCGGAGAGATTGCGAGGCGTTGCACCTTTGATCTCAATTTTTCTTCCTCTTCCTATCCCTTATATCCCCTGCCGGCAGGAGAAACGGCAACGGGGTTTTTGAGGAAGCTTGCCATACAGAAAGCCGCAGGCAGATATGGCGTGCTCACGAATGATATACTCGAAAGAATTGACCACGAAATAACCCTTATTGAAGACAAGGGGCTTTCGGGATATTTCCTGGTTGTCTGGGACATCGTCGAATACGCGAAGAGAATGGGCATCTCCGCGCAGGGGAGAGGATCGGCGGCAAGCTCTGTCGTTGCTTATGTCCTCGGTATTACCCCTGTCGATCCCCTGAAGCACAACCTCTTCGTGGGACGTTTTCTCAACGAACTGAGCACGC